A single genomic interval of Cellvibrio sp. PSBB023 harbors:
- a CDS encoding GntR family transcriptional regulator — protein MAKQPVISMRTDSKGLSYDRPAASQIFGFIRDAIISMELLPGQMISETALAQQFGVSRTPVREALIQLSNIGFVEVLPQRGTYVSKFSMDKILEARFIREALEVAVVSHIATNTNEETRLEAVSSCEKIIANQKTAAADDDAIAFQILDDEFHQTLASFTHYQRVGAFIEAEKAHMDRVRCLSLHVSGQYKRILSQHAGIIKAIKSGSAEKSAAAMSVHLKDVYNILAVIPQEHPEYFE, from the coding sequence GTGGCTAAACAGCCTGTGATAAGCATGCGCACCGATTCGAAGGGTTTGTCTTACGACCGCCCGGCCGCCAGCCAAATTTTCGGATTCATTCGTGATGCAATCATCAGCATGGAGCTCCTGCCCGGTCAGATGATTTCTGAAACTGCATTGGCGCAACAATTCGGCGTAAGCAGAACACCGGTGCGCGAAGCACTTATTCAATTATCCAACATAGGTTTTGTTGAGGTATTACCACAACGCGGTACCTATGTATCCAAGTTCAGCATGGATAAGATTTTGGAAGCCCGTTTTATTCGCGAGGCATTGGAAGTTGCGGTAGTCAGTCACATCGCCACCAATACCAATGAAGAAACACGACTTGAGGCTGTAAGCAGTTGCGAAAAAATTATCGCCAATCAAAAAACCGCCGCGGCAGATGACGATGCAATTGCCTTTCAAATACTGGACGATGAATTTCACCAAACACTGGCCAGCTTTACCCACTATCAACGCGTGGGAGCATTTATTGAAGCAGAAAAGGCTCACATGGACAGGGTTCGCTGTTTGAGTTTGCATGTGAGCGGCCAATACAAACGCATACTCAGCCAACATGCCGGAATTATCAAAGCGATCAAATCCGGCTCTGCAGAAAAGTCTGCCGCGGCGATGAGCGTACACCTGAAGGATGTTTATAACATTCTGGCGGTTATCCCGCAGGAACATCCGGAATACTTTGAGTAA
- a CDS encoding DUF4177 domain-containing protein encodes MHWEYKTLKFKKRSFFSGALDTDELNQTLNTLGRDGWELVSVCPAMFMNTSQGIIAVLKRQR; translated from the coding sequence ATGCATTGGGAATACAAAACACTGAAATTCAAAAAACGCAGTTTCTTTTCAGGTGCGTTGGATACCGATGAGCTGAATCAAACTTTGAATACATTAGGGCGCGACGGCTGGGAATTGGTCAGTGTTTGCCCTGCGATGTTTATGAATACATCACAGGGGATAATTGCGGTATTAAAACGTCAGCGTTAA
- a CDS encoding SPFH domain-containing protein, with translation MVQEVEARSGSGYLMLLVLLVSQVITIAGVILMPILLKIVLGLAALLIFVGWFGFYMVQPNQGKVLQLFGQYAGTDRNNGLRWANPLYSKKSVSLRVRNFESGRLKVNDANGNPIEIAAVIVWRVVDTAEAVFEVDDYENYVTIQSEAALRNLATTYPYEHDQEDARLSLRSDANSIALKLKSEVQDRLQKAGVDVLEARLSHLAYSPEIAQAMLQRQQASAVLAARKIIVQGAVGMVADALDQLKVQGVVDLDGERKASMVSNLLVVLCGDQQAKPVINAGTLYS, from the coding sequence ATGGTTCAAGAAGTGGAAGCGCGCAGCGGTTCAGGGTATTTGATGCTGTTGGTTTTACTGGTATCACAAGTGATAACCATAGCGGGTGTGATACTCATGCCAATATTGCTAAAAATAGTGTTGGGTCTGGCTGCATTGCTGATTTTTGTGGGTTGGTTTGGTTTTTATATGGTGCAGCCCAATCAGGGCAAGGTGCTGCAGTTGTTTGGCCAATATGCGGGAACCGACCGCAATAACGGGCTGCGCTGGGCGAATCCCCTGTACAGTAAAAAGTCCGTTAGCTTGCGAGTGCGCAACTTTGAATCGGGTCGCTTGAAAGTAAATGATGCCAACGGTAATCCGATTGAAATCGCTGCCGTCATTGTCTGGCGAGTTGTGGATACCGCAGAGGCAGTGTTTGAGGTGGACGATTATGAAAACTATGTGACCATCCAAAGTGAAGCAGCGCTGCGCAATCTGGCAACAACCTATCCCTATGAACATGATCAGGAAGATGCGCGTTTATCGCTGCGCAGCGATGCCAACAGTATTGCTTTGAAATTGAAAAGTGAGGTTCAGGATCGCCTGCAAAAAGCCGGGGTGGATGTACTTGAGGCGCGTTTGAGCCACCTGGCTTATTCCCCGGAAATTGCCCAGGCAATGTTGCAACGCCAGCAAGCGAGTGCTGTTCTGGCGGCGCGCAAAATTATTGTTCAGGGAGCCGTGGGGATGGTGGCCGATGCACTGGACCAATTGAAAGTGCAGGGCGTCGTGGATCTGGATGGCGAACGCAAAGCATCCATGGTCAGCAATTTACTGGTAGTGCTCTGCGGCGATCAGCAGGCAAAGCCTGTGATTAATGCCGGCACACTTTATTCCTAA
- a CDS encoding sensor histidine kinase — MHKSANDCSSSLYSAKSWIWLFFSLYYFVPLYYIPFEGLQLPILIGVYCVFVGLYLWAITLSASQVWKAILALCVLSIVTTAYTPGASTFFSYVGFLIGFSYGTKIWLNLLAFLALVIIALHYTFNYPIPFFALPALSGLITISIIGYVERVRLEARISQQKSHEEIEQLAVIAERERIARDLHDILGHTLSSIALKAELAEKLLTQDKPDHAKQHVSELHQIARNTLSLVRQTVSGYKHRGLSGEVMELCDKLRQNGFVVELMGEIPQLTPRAETALILALTELTTNVLRHSNGNHCQIEFRHQCDKILVSMRDNGKVSSLIPGNGLQGIQERLNALAGDLQSSIHKGCEFVISLPRRELHQ; from the coding sequence ATGCATAAATCTGCCAACGACTGCAGCAGCTCTCTCTATTCCGCCAAGTCATGGATCTGGCTGTTTTTCAGCCTTTACTATTTTGTGCCGCTTTATTACATCCCGTTTGAGGGCTTGCAGCTCCCCATACTGATTGGTGTTTATTGCGTATTTGTCGGGCTATACCTCTGGGCAATCACCCTCAGCGCCAGTCAGGTATGGAAAGCGATTCTGGCTCTGTGTGTACTCTCGATTGTTACTACCGCCTACACCCCTGGCGCCAGCACCTTCTTTTCATATGTGGGCTTTTTGATCGGTTTTTCCTATGGCACCAAAATTTGGCTCAACCTTCTTGCCTTTCTTGCATTGGTTATTATCGCCTTGCACTACACATTCAATTACCCGATTCCCTTTTTTGCCCTGCCTGCACTTTCCGGGCTAATCACCATCAGCATTATTGGTTATGTGGAGCGTGTGCGCCTTGAAGCGCGCATCAGCCAGCAAAAAAGCCATGAGGAAATAGAGCAACTGGCGGTGATTGCCGAGCGCGAACGCATTGCCCGCGATCTGCATGACATTCTCGGCCACACCCTCTCCAGTATTGCGCTTAAAGCAGAGCTTGCGGAAAAGCTACTCACGCAAGACAAACCGGATCACGCCAAACAACACGTCTCCGAGTTACATCAAATCGCACGCAATACCTTGAGCCTTGTACGCCAAACGGTATCGGGCTACAAACACCGCGGCCTGTCTGGCGAAGTCATGGAGCTGTGCGACAAACTGCGCCAGAACGGCTTTGTGGTCGAACTGATGGGCGAAATACCACAGTTAACGCCGCGCGCCGAAACAGCACTCATCCTGGCGCTGACCGAATTAACCACTAATGTGCTGCGCCACAGTAACGGCAATCACTGCCAAATCGAATTTCGCCACCAGTGCGACAAAATTCTGGTCAGCATGCGCGATAACGGCAAAGTGAGTTCGCTAATCCCCGGCAATGGGCTGCAAGGTATCCAGGAGCGGCTCAATGCACTCGCAGGCGACTTGCAATCATCCATCCATAAAGGCTGTGAATTTGTTATTTCACTGCCGCGCCGCGAACTGCATCAATAG
- a CDS encoding DNA-binding response regulator: protein MKILLAEDQSMVRGALAALLGMEDGFEITQAEDGDRAWLLMKQNSYDILLTDIEMPGRSGLELAQWVLQQKFPTKTIIITTFGRAGYIRRAIDMGVAGFLLKDAPSEQLIESIYKVMDGKRVIDGELAMMALGEADPLNDKERRALRLAAEGKTTAEIATVLCLSEGTVRNYLSEAIAKLHAANRVDAARIARQKGWI from the coding sequence ATGAAAATTTTATTAGCAGAAGATCAATCCATGGTACGCGGCGCGCTCGCCGCCCTGCTCGGTATGGAGGATGGTTTTGAAATAACCCAGGCGGAGGATGGTGATCGCGCCTGGCTGCTGATGAAACAAAACAGTTACGACATTTTACTGACCGATATCGAAATGCCAGGGCGCTCCGGCCTGGAGTTGGCGCAATGGGTGCTGCAACAAAAATTCCCCACCAAAACCATTATCATCACAACATTTGGCCGTGCCGGTTATATTCGTCGCGCCATCGATATGGGAGTTGCCGGCTTTTTATTAAAAGATGCCCCCTCCGAACAACTGATCGAATCCATTTATAAAGTCATGGATGGAAAACGTGTCATTGATGGTGAATTAGCCATGATGGCACTGGGCGAAGCCGATCCGCTCAACGATAAAGAACGTCGCGCACTGCGACTGGCTGCTGAAGGAAAAACCACTGCTGAAATTGCAACAGTTCTCTGCTTGTCAGAAGGCACTGTGCGCAATTATTTATCTGAAGCTATCGCAAAATTGCACGCGGCCAATCGCGTGGATGCCGCCCGTATTGCCCGTCAGAAAGGCTGGATTTAA
- a CDS encoding DUF485 domain-containing protein: MHIETIRQLPEYAALTRARKKIMWPLSLATITAYFALILTIAFNPHSLGNPIGNGVTSIGMVLGLGVILFCMLITGIYVYYANRVLEPLTRAIVSKAGAQQ, translated from the coding sequence ATGCATATTGAAACGATCCGGCAACTACCAGAGTACGCGGCCCTGACCCGCGCACGCAAAAAAATTATGTGGCCACTCTCATTGGCAACCATTACTGCCTACTTCGCACTGATATTAACCATTGCCTTTAATCCTCACTCACTCGGAAACCCTATTGGCAATGGAGTCACTTCAATCGGCATGGTGTTGGGCTTGGGTGTAATTTTATTTTGCATGCTAATCACAGGCATTTATGTCTATTACGCCAACCGCGTTCTGGAACCGCTCACCCGCGCCATCGTTAGCAAAGCAGGAGCACAACAATGA